The Pyxidicoccus sp. MSG2 DNA segment CCCGACGAGCACCTCTCGGACGCCATGGGGCTGGTGCTGGCGGAGGCACCGGACGTCCCGCCCTCGATTCCGCTCGAAGTCCCGGAGACGCTGCGGGAGCTGGTGGCGCTCAACGTCGCCGTCTGGGGCCAGTGGAGCGGCACGCTGGAGGTGTGGAACCAGGGGCCCCCGCTGCCCGTCCACACGCTGCTGGCGTGCGAGGCGGGCCGTGCCCTGGCCTGCGGCTTCTCACAGGACGTGGGGGACACCGCCGGCGTGTTCATGGTGGCCACGGCGCCGGAGGCCCGGGGGCGCGGGCTGGCGTCGGAGGTCATGCGCGGGCTGCTCGCCGGGGCGCGTGCCCGGGGCATGAAGGCGTCCGTGCTCCAGGCGACGCCGCAGG contains these protein-coding regions:
- a CDS encoding GNAT family N-acetyltransferase, translated to MTNAELTARLLSNVIAFRHLQRQRGQLRHLELPGVDAFCLPDLAKELHFQQVYFTDAEALAAALPAVEDFFRAQGVPAWRAVVPPGSETGGRVLGAAGYRPDEHLSDAMGLVLAEAPDVPPSIPLEVPETLRELVALNVAVWGQWSGTLEVWNQGPPLPVHTLLACEAGRALACGFSQDVGDTAGVFMVATAPEARGRGLASEVMRGLLAGARARGMKASVLQATPQAKGMYRRLGYRDLGGWVSWVYRAG